The following are encoded together in the Falsibacillus albus genome:
- a CDS encoding magnesium chelatase domain-containing protein → MSYKVTSIGLKGLEGYRVQVQVQVVEGMESIVVVGLPDASVKESRERVSAALRSLGFSLVDMKVVINLSPAEQKKNGPLFDLAIAIGVLKSGNFLKEEIPV, encoded by the coding sequence ATGTCTTATAAAGTAACAAGTATTGGTCTGAAAGGGCTGGAAGGCTACCGTGTGCAAGTGCAGGTCCAGGTGGTTGAAGGGATGGAGTCGATTGTGGTGGTCGGGCTGCCGGATGCTTCGGTGAAGGAATCGAGGGAGAGGGTATCGGCCGCCTTGAGGAGTTTGGGCTTTTCACTTGTGGATATGAAAGTGGTGATTAACTTATCCCCGGCAGAGCAGAAGAAAAACGGTCCGTTGTTTGATCTGGCGATTGCGATCGGAGTGCTGAAAAGCGGCAATTTCCTGAAGGAGGAGATACCGGTGTAA
- the istA gene encoding IS21 family transposase: protein MLYIKIQELHKRKFKVAQIAKELKISRPTVYKYLEMTFDEAKAYTEQPLGKKKKLDHYKDWILAWLEEYPHLSSAQIHDWLLERYPDLVVGGSTVRTYVRGIREVYQIQKKVIVRQYEAVPEQPLGKQLQVDWGETKQKTVNNKEIKLYFIAFVLANSRHKYMEWQARPFTTRDAIRCHENAFEFYGGRTEEIVYDQDHLISVSENAGQLLLTAEFQSYVNERKFKVHLCRRADPESKGMIENVVKYIKGNFADSRVFRDIEDWNERARQWLKRTGNHQVHQTTKKRPAEVFLLEKQHLQPVSSLLSYESTNNQSITRSVSKDNTIRYKSNRYSVPLGTYQNMSENLVWIEIREEDHNSLVIRKEANGEVIAEHMISSEKGKLIQNRHHTRDRSNGVEELKQRLISHFEGQVQAAVYLDEISQRYPRYRRDQFTIIYKVIQQYPDLIDIVLTKCTTEKLYNANDFRDIAHHLDALRGEPAEVEEVQSFYTSRPKHSHIKASTRSLDAYTSILGGRA, encoded by the coding sequence GTGTTATATATTAAGATTCAGGAATTACATAAGAGAAAGTTTAAAGTAGCACAAATCGCTAAGGAGCTTAAGATCTCGAGACCGACTGTCTATAAGTATTTAGAAATGACATTCGATGAAGCAAAGGCCTATACTGAACAGCCCTTGGGCAAGAAGAAAAAACTAGATCACTATAAGGACTGGATACTTGCCTGGCTAGAAGAGTACCCTCACCTAAGCAGTGCTCAAATCCATGATTGGCTTCTAGAGAGATACCCCGACCTAGTAGTCGGCGGAAGTACCGTAAGAACATATGTGAGGGGTATTCGAGAAGTCTATCAGATTCAGAAAAAGGTGATTGTTCGTCAATACGAAGCAGTTCCTGAACAACCTTTGGGTAAACAACTCCAGGTAGACTGGGGAGAAACAAAACAGAAAACAGTGAACAATAAGGAAATCAAACTGTACTTTATTGCCTTTGTACTCGCTAACTCGCGACACAAATATATGGAATGGCAAGCACGTCCATTCACCACAAGAGATGCGATTCGTTGTCACGAGAATGCATTCGAGTTTTATGGAGGACGTACAGAGGAAATTGTCTATGATCAGGATCATTTAATATCGGTAAGTGAAAATGCAGGGCAACTGCTTTTAACAGCTGAATTTCAAAGCTATGTGAACGAGCGTAAATTCAAAGTTCACCTGTGTCGAAGGGCAGACCCAGAATCCAAAGGTATGATTGAAAATGTAGTGAAATACATAAAAGGAAACTTCGCTGACAGTCGTGTGTTTAGAGATATAGAAGATTGGAATGAACGGGCAAGACAGTGGCTCAAGCGTACTGGTAACCATCAGGTTCACCAGACAACGAAAAAAAGACCAGCAGAAGTGTTTCTCCTCGAAAAGCAACACTTACAGCCAGTCTCTTCGTTACTTTCATATGAAAGTACCAATAACCAAAGTATAACAAGAAGTGTCAGCAAGGACAACACCATCCGGTACAAGTCAAACCGTTACTCCGTCCCACTCGGGACTTATCAAAATATGAGTGAGAACCTTGTGTGGATTGAAATCAGGGAAGAAGATCACAACTCTCTAGTCATACGCAAAGAAGCAAATGGTGAAGTAATTGCCGAGCATATGATTAGCTCTGAAAAAGGAAAACTGATTCAAAACCGTCACCATACGCGTGATCGCTCCAATGGTGTGGAAGAGCTTAAGCAACGCCTCATCTCCCACTTTGAAGGTCAGGTTCAGGCAGCTGTATATTTAGATGAGATTAGCCAAAGATACCCGAGGTATCGGAGAGACCAGTTCACGATTATTTATAAGGTCATCCAACAATATCCGGATTTAATTGATATTGTTTTGACCAAGTGCACGACAGAAAAGCTCTACAATGCGAATGACTTTCGCGATATCGCTCATCACCTTGATGCTTTACGAGGTGAGCCGGCTGAGGTTGAAGAAGTACAATCTTTTTACACGAGTCGGCCAAAACATTCTCATATCAAAGCTTCTACCCGTTCTCTAGATGCCTATACTAGCATTTTGGGAGGTAGAGCATGA
- the istB gene encoding IS21-like element IS643 family helper ATPase IstB, translated as MNKTVNELQDQFRQLRLAETAEELPQLLREAEKASWTYLEFLESITRYELAKREAKSLEKRMKWARFPFVKSLDEFELKGQNVLTARQLSQLRELSWLEQQYNLILLGPPGIGKTYIAIGLGLEAVYRGFNVYFATMGELVQLLKSEEYLNKSKVQLKRIRNADLVIIDDLMYMAMDQREANLFFHLINHLYERSSIILTSNKSPDEWGNLIGDQGITTEILDRLLHRVEVIHGGEEEESHRMKNRKSIFSAEV; from the coding sequence ATGAATAAAACTGTAAATGAACTACAAGATCAATTTCGGCAGCTACGCCTAGCAGAGACTGCGGAGGAGCTGCCACAGCTTCTTCGCGAAGCTGAAAAAGCATCATGGACCTACTTAGAATTCTTAGAGTCTATCACTCGATATGAATTAGCCAAACGTGAAGCGAAAAGTCTGGAGAAAAGAATGAAATGGGCACGCTTCCCTTTCGTGAAGTCATTAGATGAGTTTGAGCTGAAAGGACAAAACGTTCTGACAGCTCGTCAGCTTTCTCAACTCCGAGAATTAAGCTGGCTGGAGCAACAGTATAATCTTATTCTTTTAGGTCCTCCCGGCATTGGAAAGACGTATATCGCAATTGGGCTTGGACTTGAGGCTGTTTACAGAGGGTTCAATGTTTATTTCGCTACAATGGGCGAACTTGTGCAGCTTCTAAAATCAGAAGAATATCTGAACAAATCTAAAGTTCAGCTTAAAAGAATTAGAAATGCCGACCTAGTGATCATTGATGATTTGATGTATATGGCCATGGACCAAAGAGAAGCAAACCTATTCTTTCATTTAATTAATCATTTATACGAACGAAGTTCGATTATCCTGACATCAAATAAGAGTCCAGATGAATGGGGCAATTTAATCGGAGATCAAGGCATTACCACAGAGATTTTAGATCGCCTGCTTCATCGTGTGGAAGTGATCCATGGTGGTGAAGAAGAGGAAAGTCACCGGATGAAAAATCGAAAGAGCATTTTTTCAGCAGAAGTGTAA
- a CDS encoding YifB family Mg chelatase-like AAA ATPase, with protein MSLDGTVLPVEGMIAAILAAKKLELRKLFLPFDPSLPSMEIPGLELVYIETVQDVLDVLSGQQLLPFARGVEEKVEHPIIERNFNQIIGHEFAKQALEIAASGEHFVLMDGPPGCGKSLLAETFYSILPPLSKEAQLEKISLYQLAGAPYTSITRPPYRHPHHSASAVSIIGGGTNPKPGEVSLAHRGVLLLDELGEFSKKTLDMLRQPLENESVTISRAHSTVNYPATFIFIAAMNPCPCGYYGSKDQYCTCSDKQIKTYKGRVSGPTLDRMDLLLSLKPVNLKDHDFVGIESSEDIMKRVCAARERQYLRYGREICNGSVPFEELINKSPLTAGQQNELQRLCINQGLSNRVQIKIIRLARTISDLEGEETITEDALTKSLSLRKLVRPSPASLTGEGNGMVYK; from the coding sequence TTGTCACTGGACGGTACGGTTCTTCCCGTTGAAGGGATGATCGCGGCCATCCTTGCTGCAAAGAAGTTGGAGTTGCGAAAGCTTTTTCTACCTTTTGATCCCTCCCTCCCGTCAATGGAGATACCCGGTTTGGAATTGGTGTACATCGAAACGGTCCAGGATGTGCTTGATGTCCTGTCCGGGCAGCAGCTGCTGCCGTTCGCACGGGGAGTTGAGGAGAAAGTGGAGCACCCAATAATAGAACGGAATTTTAATCAAATCATCGGACATGAATTTGCGAAGCAGGCATTGGAGATTGCCGCGAGCGGGGAGCATTTTGTCCTGATGGACGGTCCACCGGGCTGCGGGAAGAGTCTGTTGGCAGAAACGTTCTACTCGATTCTGCCGCCTTTGTCGAAAGAAGCACAGCTCGAAAAGATCAGTCTCTATCAATTGGCCGGTGCGCCGTATACGTCCATTACTCGTCCCCCTTACCGTCATCCCCATCATTCCGCTTCGGCCGTATCGATCATCGGAGGAGGGACGAATCCCAAGCCCGGTGAAGTGTCACTGGCCCACCGAGGCGTCCTGCTCCTTGATGAACTCGGGGAATTCTCAAAAAAGACGCTGGACATGTTAAGGCAGCCACTTGAAAACGAATCGGTTACCATCAGCCGGGCCCACTCCACCGTCAACTATCCTGCGACATTCATCTTTATAGCCGCAATGAACCCCTGCCCCTGTGGATATTACGGCTCAAAGGATCAATACTGTACCTGTTCGGACAAACAGATAAAAACTTATAAGGGCCGGGTATCCGGACCTACTTTGGACCGGATGGATCTCTTGCTTTCCTTGAAACCGGTGAATCTGAAAGATCATGATTTTGTCGGGATCGAGTCGTCGGAAGACATCATGAAACGGGTATGTGCTGCAAGGGAAAGGCAATATCTTCGTTATGGGAGGGAGATTTGCAACGGGAGTGTTCCGTTTGAAGAGCTGATCAATAAGAGCCCGTTAACTGCAGGCCAGCAGAACGAACTCCAGCGATTATGCATCAATCAAGGGCTCAGTAACCGGGTGCAGATCAAAATCATCCGGCTGGCCAGAACCATATCCGATTTAGAGGGGGAGGAGACAATAACCGAAGACGCCCTCACTAAATCCCTGTCCTTGCGAAAGCTTGTCCGGCCATCTCCAGCCTCGTTGACTGGGGAAGGGAATGGGATGGTTTATAAATAA
- a CDS encoding transposase, whose product MARQARKKSKSGIYHVIIRGANRQEIFHDEEDRIKFLGILQKVKTKSGLKVYAWCLMGNHVHLLVKEGSESISVVMKRIGVSYANYYNWKYKTTGHLFQDRFKSGNVETVNYLLTVTRYIHQNPVKAGIAPSPQEWKWSSCRGYYGDSVYPPHLLDPDYLLHMFSPKRHIAQVRFKEFNERVNQDKCLEDHDDSCRKLSDDEARVEIRKCLGPLEIPQLKSLPKEERDKILSRVKRIEGVSQMQAARILGIAAHFLYKVRG is encoded by the coding sequence GTGGCCCGGCAAGCACGGAAAAAGAGTAAAAGCGGAATCTACCATGTGATTATCAGGGGAGCGAATCGACAGGAAATCTTCCATGACGAGGAAGACCGCATCAAGTTCCTTGGTATCCTGCAAAAGGTGAAAACGAAATCAGGGCTGAAAGTGTATGCCTGGTGCTTGATGGGCAACCATGTTCACCTTCTGGTCAAAGAAGGCAGCGAAAGCATCTCGGTCGTGATGAAAAGGATTGGTGTGAGCTATGCCAATTATTATAACTGGAAATACAAAACCACCGGCCATCTCTTTCAGGACCGGTTCAAAAGCGGGAATGTCGAAACCGTCAACTATCTCCTCACCGTGACCAGGTACATCCACCAAAACCCCGTGAAAGCAGGCATCGCCCCGAGCCCTCAAGAGTGGAAGTGGAGCAGCTGCCGGGGGTATTACGGAGATTCTGTTTACCCTCCACACCTTCTTGATCCTGACTACCTATTACATATGTTCTCGCCTAAACGGCACATCGCCCAAGTGAGGTTCAAGGAATTTAATGAGCGAGTCAATCAGGACAAATGTTTGGAAGACCATGATGACTCCTGCCGGAAGCTCAGCGATGATGAAGCAAGAGTAGAGATCAGGAAGTGCCTCGGACCATTGGAAATCCCCCAACTGAAAAGTCTGCCGAAGGAGGAAAGGGATAAAATTTTAAGCAGGGTGAAGCGGATTGAAGGGGTGTCCCAGATGCAGGCGGCGCGGATTCTTGGGATTGCGGCTCATTTTTTGTATAAGGTGAGGGGGTAG